One genomic segment of Burkholderia multivorans ATCC BAA-247 includes these proteins:
- a CDS encoding LacI family DNA-binding transcriptional regulator gives MATLDEVARRAGVTAATVSNVLRGRGRVGDATRARVLEAVQTLGYRPHLAARALAEGRAPTVALMVSSIANPFYPEFALAVERAVRRNGQFLIVCNTNDDPAQGRAYLDQIAGTVSEGILVTNASHLPDLLDVTRRGVPVVLCMWERPDALPDGLPCVAVDFREAGRIATRHLLELGHRRIGAIVGGCAGGVQAARYDGFADVMREAGLDASIVAAEPDSTEGGLRAAGRLLDAHPDLTALLATNDLPAIGALHAAADRGLRVPDDLSIIGITDIQLARDTRPTLTTVAIPTAEAAGLAVELLNALREAGGQVDDAARVRTASAPRLVVRGTTGVVATR, from the coding sequence ATGGCAACTCTCGATGAAGTGGCGCGCCGTGCGGGCGTGACGGCCGCGACGGTGTCGAACGTGCTGCGCGGCCGCGGGCGCGTCGGCGATGCGACGCGCGCGCGCGTGCTGGAGGCCGTGCAGACGCTCGGCTATCGGCCGCATCTTGCCGCGCGGGCGCTCGCGGAAGGGCGCGCCCCGACGGTCGCGCTGATGGTATCGAGCATCGCGAACCCGTTCTATCCCGAGTTCGCGCTCGCGGTCGAGCGCGCGGTGCGGCGCAACGGGCAGTTTCTGATCGTCTGCAATACCAACGACGATCCGGCGCAGGGGCGCGCGTATCTGGACCAGATCGCCGGCACGGTGTCCGAAGGCATCCTCGTGACGAACGCGAGCCATCTGCCGGACCTGCTCGACGTGACGCGGCGCGGCGTGCCGGTCGTGCTGTGCATGTGGGAACGGCCCGATGCGCTGCCGGACGGGTTGCCGTGCGTCGCGGTCGATTTCCGCGAGGCGGGGCGGATCGCGACGCGGCATCTGCTCGAACTCGGGCACCGGCGGATCGGCGCGATCGTCGGCGGTTGCGCGGGCGGCGTGCAGGCGGCGCGTTACGACGGGTTCGCGGATGTGATGCGCGAAGCGGGGCTCGACGCGTCGATCGTCGCGGCCGAGCCCGATTCGACCGAAGGCGGGCTGCGTGCGGCGGGGCGATTGCTCGATGCGCATCCGGATCTCACCGCGCTGCTCGCGACCAACGATCTGCCCGCGATCGGCGCGCTGCATGCGGCTGCCGATCGCGGGCTGCGCGTGCCGGACGATCTGTCGATCATCGGCATCACCGACATCCAGCTCGCGCGCGATACGCGTCCGACGCTGACGACGGTCGCGATCCCGACCGCCGAGGCGGCGGGACTTGCGGTGGAGCTGCTCAATGCGCTGCGCGAGGCCGGCGGGCAGGTCGACGATGCGGCGCGCGTCAGGACGGCATCGGCGCCGCGGCTCGTGGTGCGCGGCACGACGGGCGTGGTGGCGACGCGGTGA
- a CDS encoding hemagglutinin repeat-containing protein produces MNKNTHRLVYSRLRGMVVAVAETATADGKSATGEARARRRSSMSGARVVVAGVAVFGMLPTLSGAQIVATPGTSTQVIQTPNGLPQVNVARPSSAGVSVNTYNQFDVQKAGAILNNSATMVQTQQAGWINGNPNYGAGQAARIIVNQVNSPNPSQIRGALEIAGARAELVIANPSGIFVDGGTFLNTSRATLTTGVPYYGADGSLAGYNVNRGLVTVSGAGLNATGTDQVDLIARAVQANSAIYAKNLNVIAGAARVNHDTLAATPIAGDGPAPSVAIDVSQLGGMYADRIFLASNEFGVGVANAGAIAAQAGDLTLQSNGRLVLTGNTTASGNMALSASGGIENSGTTYAQQSLSASTAADLTNSGTLAAQQNTTVNAGSVNSTGTLGAGVNNDGSVTHGGDLNLTASGQLTATGQNVAGGHASLTGGSVNLAGSRTATNGNLSLNATAGDVNLSNATTSAQGAIQANASGTVINDHGSLSSGGGMTLTGGNLSNQGGKVSSQGKLSVNVAGQIANQSGELISESTADIHGGAIANNQGAIQSAAGMTVAGASLDNTAGRITSLNGDGLSVTTSGQLLNAAGTTANGAQGGVIGGNGDVSVQGANVVNRGAITSNTNLRVSGQSVDNGSGTLQAAQKVAVDAGARLINNGGSIVGQTAALTGTTLENSAGAVHANQMSLNATDLVNHGGTITQSGAGAMSVNVSGTLDNSNGGTLQTNSTDLTLAPAALVNDGGTITHSGNGTLTLGGGAGSVSNVGGSVASNGRIVAQTGALNNTSGSINTQNGLTAFVGGTLNNANGKLLSNTELSITSGTLANDGGQIGASTNATIHTGSMTNRDGSIVAPSLSVIADSTLDNSGGKLEANQLALTAANLMNHGGTITQYGSSAMRMNVSGTLDNSAAGVIQTNSTDLTLTPAELNNAGGTITHAGTGTLTIAPGDGASALDNASGTIVTKGQAIVNAASWNNASGILAAQRGIDATIAGDVNNAQGLLRSDASLSLKSGGALSNRGGHIQAGQSVADDTSTLTIQSASIDNADGAIVDLGAGKMTVRGGSRIANSHAGGVAGMGAITGNGDVTVSAALISNTQGGQLSGASLHIQGNTLDNSNGTIGNVTNSNGDVNVTMSGAIMNTNGQISSTHDLSVAAATLQGGGTYSATHDANVNLQGDYTAASDTQFNVGHNLAFTLPGTFTNSANLRSVNNLSVNAGNIFNVGALTAGGLLHTQSTNLTNTGALVGASVSLNATNAISNLGPTALIGASDSNGTLEILAHDIENRDDTTATDSMATTAVVGMGKVVLAGGKDASGNYTNAGLVNNVSALIQSEGDMELHTDKMTSTRRVMKTSTSQIDPALLAQFGISMSGCVAIHMEACSGRDVGKVDLSKPEVRDLFLDFVGGVPTDPPHSGQWNSSYQKTTYYADSATATTVTDISPAAQIVSGGKIDASPVGTLQNYWSNIAAVGDIEMPGHYDADGWAASGQKLPGVTVSYSGQYHYNNYDNTEHDWRLPFGNAPFVGSRPGGYTQAAPASIKDYTLPGYFSTMSSNGTISGTGVSVSNTAGSASIPPLGLLPGQSVPGLMPTNLSGNASGVKSDASSVHGGPPAPVDPIIASTTALNVLNNLAIPQGGLFKPTTAPNANYVIETNPAFTNQKNFISSDYFFGQLGVDLTHIPKRLGDGFYEQQLVRNQVTALTGKAVLGPYADLQTMYQSLMTAGADLSKSLDLPMGASLSAEQVSKLTGNVIMMETRVVDGQSVLVPVVYLAQANRQNVNGPLISATNIDLKNAQSFTNSGTIKADNTLAIQGKQIDNAFGALQSGGLMSLKTENNIDLTSANVKAGSLQLDAGKDLILDTATKTNTRVSRDGATSVVTTLGPTAKLNVTGDASIVTGGNFQQNAGNLSVGGNLGMNVGGNWDLGAVQTGEHKIVQRANGVSNTDINKVTGSSVTVGGQSNVVVSGDLTAKGAQIDLGQGGTLAAKGNVTLGAASTTSTVNSNSSGSDSHGSYADRLHTSDQTLTGTTLKGGDTVNIVSGKDITLSGSAISLDKGNANLLAAGDVNVGAVTETHEFNSHETHSHSNVVSGVKVASGVDQTMTLNRGSLVSADGVNIVSGKDVNVQGSTIVGTNDVTLTAARNVTVTTSQDTLQSSSYYNKKESGLMSGGGLAVSVGSSSLKTASQTTEVSNNGSTIGSLKGNLSITAGNDLHLTGSDLIAAKNLSGTGANVTIDSAQDTNRRGETQEVSKSGLTLALKAPVIDAVSNAVGQSRASGNSQDGRAAALHGMAAASAAWDANVAAGDVVRALGAGETPQFKVEISVGSSHSKSAFSEDSVTNRGSNVNAGGTVAFAATGNGQAGSGNVTIAGSNVNANDVILAAKNQVNVVNTTDTDSTRSTNESKSASVGVSVGTGGFGVSAAMSKANGDGNSDLAMQNNSHVTAANNVTIISGGDTNIIGSNVKGNQVNADVGGNLNIVSVQDTLTSAVHQSSSGGGFSISQGGASASFSQSKGNASGSYAGVNEQAGIHAGDGGFNINVTRNTDLKGGLIASDAAASKNSLTTGSLSFSDVQNQSHYDARSSGFSAGATTGDGGMNYSTHGSTSGKNAGGAAPMLGQNDSGSDSATTKSGVSAGTVTITDSANQKQDVASLNRDTTNTNGTVAKLPDMQNLLANQSDMMAAASAAGEAVSRRIGDYADKMMKDAAANGDQAGVDAWKEGGANRALMQGAGAALVTGLAGGNAVGGAAGAAIASIASGKLNELSSAIAGSDPTGNANINQALGNIVANALATGAGGVVGGESGAFSGYNVDRFNRQLHDNEKKAIAEKAGKDKAEQEKLTRAACYAVKCWAEYPEGSAERNKNFVSEVEVASLGPELDWVNRQKEAGLFDYTPMQKVGDALRNDPVGVAKDTAKVVVGGLTVKTGAGLCASGLGCTLGGGGIIVFGLGDMAEGADGLYNRYNGTSSPGVNPARYGFNEALPAGWGNVVYDGLNLVAAIAALKAPVPLKMGNADGLNRPGSMFDVTVPRINNNTLIPFINQAAPYGTTQGILLFGVGSKGATVINDVHRAGEQK; encoded by the coding sequence ATGAACAAGAATACGCATCGCCTGGTGTATTCCAGGCTTCGCGGTATGGTGGTGGCCGTCGCGGAGACAGCGACGGCCGACGGGAAGTCGGCAACGGGTGAAGCACGCGCGCGGCGGCGGTCGTCGATGTCCGGCGCTCGCGTCGTTGTGGCAGGCGTTGCCGTATTCGGCATGCTGCCGACTCTGTCCGGTGCGCAGATCGTCGCGACGCCGGGTACCAGCACACAGGTGATCCAGACGCCGAACGGCCTGCCGCAGGTCAACGTGGCGCGTCCCTCCAGTGCAGGCGTATCGGTCAACACCTACAACCAGTTCGACGTCCAAAAGGCCGGCGCGATCCTGAACAACTCGGCCACGATGGTTCAGACGCAGCAGGCGGGCTGGATCAACGGCAACCCGAATTACGGCGCCGGGCAGGCCGCGCGGATCATCGTCAATCAGGTCAACAGTCCGAACCCCTCACAAATTCGCGGCGCTTTGGAGATCGCAGGCGCTCGCGCGGAGCTGGTCATTGCTAACCCGTCCGGGATTTTCGTGGACGGTGGAACCTTCCTGAATACCAGCCGCGCGACGCTGACGACCGGCGTGCCGTACTACGGCGCCGATGGTTCGCTCGCCGGCTACAACGTCAACCGCGGGCTCGTGACCGTCTCGGGCGCCGGCCTGAACGCAACCGGTACCGATCAGGTGGACCTTATCGCCCGCGCTGTCCAGGCCAATTCCGCCATCTATGCGAAGAACCTGAACGTGATCGCAGGCGCCGCCCGCGTCAATCACGACACGCTCGCCGCGACGCCGATCGCCGGCGACGGCCCGGCTCCGTCGGTCGCGATCGACGTGAGCCAGCTAGGGGGTATGTATGCCGATCGGATATTCCTCGCGTCGAACGAGTTTGGTGTGGGCGTCGCCAACGCCGGCGCCATCGCCGCGCAGGCAGGCGATCTGACGCTGCAGTCGAATGGCCGACTCGTCCTCACCGGCAACACCACGGCAAGCGGCAATATGGCGCTGTCGGCCTCGGGTGGCATCGAGAACAGCGGCACGACCTACGCGCAGCAATCGCTGTCGGCGAGCACGGCCGCCGATCTCACGAACAGCGGCACGCTCGCGGCGCAGCAAAATACAACGGTCAACGCTGGCAGCGTCAACTCCACCGGCACGCTCGGCGCCGGCGTGAACAACGACGGTTCCGTCACGCACGGCGGCGACCTGAACCTGACGGCGTCGGGCCAGCTGACCGCGACCGGCCAGAATGTGGCGGGCGGCCATGCGTCGCTGACGGGCGGCAGCGTGAATCTCGCCGGCAGCCGGACGGCGACGAACGGCAATCTGTCGCTGAACGCGACGGCCGGCGACGTGAACCTGTCGAACGCGACGACGAGCGCGCAGGGTGCCATTCAGGCGAACGCATCGGGCACCGTGATCAACGATCACGGCAGCCTGTCGAGCGGCGGCGGCATGACGTTGACTGGCGGCAATCTGTCGAACCAGGGCGGCAAGGTCTCGTCGCAGGGCAAGCTGTCGGTGAACGTGGCCGGCCAGATCGCAAACCAGTCGGGCGAACTGATCTCCGAAAGCACGGCGGACATACATGGCGGTGCGATCGCAAACAACCAGGGCGCGATTCAAAGCGCGGCCGGCATGACGGTGGCCGGTGCGTCACTGGACAACACGGCGGGCCGGATCACGTCGCTCAATGGCGACGGGCTATCGGTGACGACGAGTGGCCAATTGCTCAACGCAGCGGGCACGACGGCGAACGGCGCACAAGGCGGCGTTATCGGCGGTAACGGCGATGTGTCGGTCCAGGGCGCAAACGTTGTCAATCGCGGCGCGATCACGTCCAACACGAATCTGCGGGTATCGGGTCAGTCGGTCGACAACGGCAGCGGCACGCTGCAGGCTGCGCAAAAGGTAGCTGTCGATGCGGGCGCGCGCCTCATCAACAACGGCGGCTCGATCGTCGGTCAGACGGCCGCGCTGACTGGCACGACGCTCGAGAATAGCGCGGGTGCCGTACACGCCAACCAGATGTCGTTGAACGCGACCGATCTTGTGAACCACGGCGGCACGATCACGCAGAGCGGGGCCGGCGCGATGAGCGTGAACGTGTCGGGCACGCTCGACAACTCGAATGGCGGTACGCTGCAAACCAACAGTACCGATCTGACGCTCGCGCCTGCCGCGCTCGTCAACGATGGCGGCACGATCACGCATTCGGGCAACGGCACGCTGACGCTCGGCGGCGGTGCGGGGTCGGTATCGAACGTGGGCGGTTCGGTCGCCAGCAACGGACGCATCGTCGCGCAAACCGGCGCGCTGAACAACACGTCGGGCTCGATCAACACGCAGAACGGACTGACGGCGTTCGTCGGCGGCACGCTGAACAATGCGAACGGCAAGCTGTTGTCGAACACGGAGCTGAGCATCACCAGCGGTACGCTGGCGAACGACGGCGGCCAGATCGGTGCGAGTACGAACGCGACGATCCACACAGGCTCGATGACGAACCGGGACGGCTCGATCGTTGCACCGAGCCTGTCGGTCATCGCCGATTCAACGCTCGACAACAGCGGCGGCAAGCTCGAGGCGAATCAGCTTGCGCTGACGGCAGCGAATCTGATGAACCACGGTGGCACGATCACGCAGTATGGATCGTCGGCGATGCGGATGAACGTCAGCGGCACGCTCGACAACTCGGCTGCCGGCGTGATTCAGACCAACAGCACGGACCTGACGCTCACGCCGGCCGAGCTGAACAACGCGGGCGGCACCATTACGCATGCCGGCACCGGCACGCTGACGATTGCGCCGGGCGATGGCGCCAGCGCGCTCGACAACGCGTCGGGCACCATCGTGACGAAGGGGCAAGCGATCGTCAACGCGGCGTCCTGGAATAACGCGAGCGGTATCCTCGCCGCGCAGCGCGGCATCGACGCGACGATTGCGGGCGACGTGAACAATGCGCAGGGCTTGCTGCGATCGGATGCATCGCTGTCGTTGAAGAGTGGCGGCGCTCTGTCAAACCGAGGCGGCCACATCCAGGCGGGGCAATCGGTTGCGGACGACACCAGCACACTCACCATTCAATCGGCCTCGATCGACAACGCGGACGGCGCCATTGTCGACCTCGGCGCGGGCAAGATGACGGTGCGAGGCGGCAGCCGGATCGCGAACAGCCACGCCGGCGGCGTAGCGGGCATGGGTGCGATTACCGGCAACGGCGATGTGACGGTCAGCGCAGCGTTGATCAGTAACACGCAGGGTGGTCAGCTCAGCGGCGCGTCGCTGCATATTCAAGGCAACACCTTGGACAACAGCAACGGCACGATCGGCAATGTCACGAATTCAAACGGCGACGTCAACGTGACGATGAGCGGCGCCATCATGAATACGAACGGCCAGATCAGCTCGACGCACGATCTGTCGGTCGCGGCGGCGACGCTGCAGGGTGGCGGCACGTACAGCGCAACGCATGATGCGAACGTGAACCTGCAGGGCGACTACACGGCGGCATCCGACACGCAGTTCAACGTCGGTCACAACCTCGCCTTCACGCTGCCCGGCACCTTCACGAACAGCGCAAACCTGCGGTCGGTCAACAACCTCAGCGTCAACGCTGGGAACATCTTCAACGTCGGTGCGTTGACGGCTGGCGGCCTGCTGCACACGCAATCGACCAACCTGACCAATACCGGCGCGCTCGTCGGCGCCAGCGTATCGCTCAACGCGACGAATGCGATCTCGAACCTCGGCCCGACCGCGCTGATCGGTGCATCCGACAGCAACGGCACGCTCGAAATCCTCGCACACGACATCGAAAACCGCGATGACACGACCGCGACCGATTCGATGGCGACGACCGCCGTCGTCGGCATGGGCAAGGTCGTGCTGGCAGGCGGCAAGGACGCGAGCGGCAATTACACGAACGCGGGGCTCGTCAACAACGTCTCGGCGCTGATCCAGTCCGAAGGCGACATGGAATTGCATACGGACAAGATGACGAGCACGCGCCGCGTGATGAAGACGTCCACCAGCCAGATCGATCCCGCATTGCTCGCGCAGTTCGGCATCAGCATGTCCGGATGCGTGGCGATCCACATGGAAGCCTGCTCGGGTCGGGACGTCGGCAAGGTCGACCTGAGCAAGCCCGAAGTGCGCGACCTTTTCCTCGATTTCGTGGGTGGGGTGCCGACCGACCCGCCGCATAGCGGGCAGTGGAACAGCAGCTATCAGAAGACGACCTACTACGCGGACAGCGCGACGGCAACGACGGTAACGGACATCAGCCCGGCCGCCCAGATCGTGTCGGGTGGCAAGATCGATGCATCGCCGGTCGGTACGCTGCAAAACTACTGGAGCAACATCGCGGCCGTGGGCGACATCGAGATGCCGGGGCACTACGACGCGGACGGCTGGGCGGCGTCGGGGCAGAAGCTGCCGGGCGTGACGGTCTCCTACTCGGGCCAGTATCACTACAACAACTACGACAACACCGAACACGACTGGCGGTTGCCGTTCGGCAACGCGCCGTTCGTCGGCAGCCGCCCGGGCGGCTATACGCAGGCGGCACCGGCATCGATCAAGGATTACACGCTGCCCGGTTACTTCTCGACGATGAGTTCGAACGGCACGATTTCGGGTACGGGTGTCAGCGTCAGCAACACGGCCGGTAGCGCATCGATTCCACCGCTTGGCTTGCTGCCGGGACAGTCGGTGCCGGGGCTCATGCCGACCAACCTGAGCGGTAACGCGAGCGGAGTGAAGTCGGATGCATCGTCGGTGCACGGCGGTCCGCCGGCGCCGGTCGATCCGATCATCGCCAGCACGACGGCGCTGAACGTGCTGAACAATCTGGCGATTCCGCAAGGCGGGCTGTTCAAGCCGACCACTGCGCCGAATGCGAACTACGTGATCGAGACGAACCCGGCATTCACGAACCAGAAGAACTTCATTTCGAGCGACTACTTCTTCGGCCAGCTCGGCGTCGATCTCACGCATATTCCGAAGCGGCTCGGCGACGGTTTCTATGAACAGCAGTTGGTGCGCAATCAGGTGACGGCGCTGACCGGCAAGGCCGTGTTGGGGCCGTACGCCGACCTGCAGACGATGTACCAATCATTGATGACGGCCGGCGCGGATCTGTCGAAGTCGCTCGATCTGCCGATGGGCGCAAGCCTGTCGGCCGAGCAGGTGTCGAAGCTGACCGGCAACGTGATCATGATGGAAACCCGCGTGGTGGATGGCCAGTCGGTGCTCGTGCCGGTCGTGTATCTCGCGCAGGCGAACCGGCAGAATGTGAACGGCCCGCTGATCAGCGCGACGAATATCGATCTCAAGAACGCGCAGTCGTTCACGAACAGCGGCACGATCAAGGCGGACAACACGCTGGCCATCCAGGGCAAGCAGATCGACAACGCGTTCGGCGCGCTGCAAAGCGGCGGGCTGATGTCGCTGAAGACGGAGAACAATATCGACCTGACGTCGGCGAACGTGAAGGCCGGTAGTCTGCAGCTCGACGCCGGCAAGGACCTGATTCTCGATACGGCGACGAAGACGAACACACGCGTGAGCCGTGACGGTGCGACGAGCGTAGTGACGACGCTCGGGCCGACGGCGAAGCTCAATGTCACGGGCGACGCATCGATCGTCACGGGCGGCAACTTCCAGCAGAACGCAGGCAACCTGTCGGTCGGCGGCAATCTCGGCATGAACGTCGGCGGCAACTGGGATCTCGGTGCGGTGCAGACCGGCGAGCACAAGATCGTGCAGCGGGCGAACGGCGTGTCGAATACCGATATCAACAAGGTCACCGGAAGCTCTGTGACGGTCGGCGGGCAGTCGAACGTCGTTGTGAGCGGCGATCTGACGGCCAAGGGCGCGCAGATCGACCTCGGGCAGGGTGGCACGCTCGCTGCCAAGGGCAACGTGACGCTCGGCGCGGCGAGCACGACGTCGACGGTAAACAGCAACAGCTCGGGTAGCGACAGTCACGGTAGCTACGCGGATAGGCTGCACACGTCGGATCAGACGCTCACAGGCACGACGCTCAAGGGCGGCGACACGGTGAATATCGTATCGGGCAAGGACATCACGCTGTCCGGCAGCGCGATCAGCCTCGACAAGGGCAACGCGAACCTGCTGGCGGCAGGCGATGTGAATGTCGGCGCGGTAACCGAAACGCATGAATTCAACTCGCACGAAACGCACAGCCATAGCAATGTGGTGAGCGGCGTGAAGGTGGCGAGCGGGGTCGATCAGACGATGACGCTCAATCGCGGCAGTCTGGTGTCGGCGGACGGCGTGAACATCGTCAGTGGAAAGGACGTCAATGTTCAGGGCAGCACCATCGTCGGAACGAATGATGTAACGCTCACGGCCGCGCGCAACGTGACCGTGACGACGTCGCAGGACACCTTGCAGTCGTCGAGCTACTACAACAAGAAGGAATCCGGGCTGATGTCGGGCGGGGGACTGGCGGTGTCAGTGGGCAGCAGTTCGCTGAAGACTGCCAGCCAGACGACCGAGGTGTCGAACAACGGCAGCACAATCGGTTCGCTGAAGGGCAACCTGAGCATCACGGCTGGCAACGATTTGCACCTGACCGGCAGCGACCTGATAGCAGCGAAGAATCTCAGTGGCACAGGCGCGAACGTGACGATCGACTCCGCGCAGGACACGAACCGCCGCGGCGAGACGCAGGAGGTCTCGAAGAGCGGCCTGACGCTGGCACTGAAGGCACCGGTGATCGACGCGGTGTCGAACGCCGTTGGTCAATCGCGTGCGTCCGGCAATAGCCAGGATGGCCGGGCAGCGGCGCTGCACGGGATGGCCGCGGCGAGCGCCGCGTGGGATGCGAACGTGGCTGCGGGCGATGTGGTCCGGGCGTTGGGAGCGGGTGAAACGCCCCAGTTCAAGGTCGAAATCAGCGTCGGCAGCAGTCACAGCAAGAGCGCGTTCTCCGAGGACAGCGTGACGAATCGCGGCTCGAATGTGAATGCAGGCGGGACGGTGGCGTTTGCGGCAACCGGCAACGGTCAGGCTGGCAGCGGCAATGTGACGATCGCCGGCTCGAACGTGAACGCGAACGATGTGATCCTGGCCGCGAAGAATCAGGTCAATGTCGTCAACACGACAGACACCGACTCGACGCGTAGTACGAATGAATCGAAGAGCGCGAGCGTGGGCGTATCGGTCGGGACCGGCGGGTTCGGTGTTTCCGCGGCGATGTCGAAGGCGAACGGCGACGGCAACAGCGATCTGGCCATGCAGAACAACAGCCATGTAACCGCCGCAAACAATGTGACGATCATCTCCGGCGGCGATACGAACATCATCGGCTCGAACGTGAAGGGTAATCAGGTGAACGCCGACGTGGGCGGGAATCTGAACATCGTCAGCGTGCAGGACACGCTGACGAGCGCGGTGCATCAGTCGAGTTCGGGTGGCGGCTTCAGCATCAGCCAAGGTGGCGCCAGCGCGAGCTTCAGCCAGAGCAAGGGTAATGCGTCGGGCAGTTATGCGGGCGTCAACGAGCAAGCCGGAATTCATGCGGGCGATGGCGGCTTCAATATCAACGTCACCCGCAATACCGACCTGAAGGGCGGGCTGATCGCGAGCGACGCGGCTGCGTCGAAGAATTCGCTGACGACAGGCTCGCTGTCCTTCTCGGACGTTCAGAACCAGTCACATTACGATGCGCGCTCGAGCGGCTTCAGTGCGGGTGCGACGACCGGCGACGGCGGGATGAACTACAGCACGCACGGCAGCACGTCGGGCAAGAATGCGGGGGGCGCCGCGCCCATGCTTGGCCAGAATGACAGCGGCAGCGATAGCGCGACGACGAAGAGCGGCGTGAGTGCGGGGACGGTGACGATCACGGATTCGGCAAACCAGAAGCAGGATGTGGCCAGCTTGAATCGCGATACGACGAACACGAACGGGACGGTCGCCAAACTTCCGGACATGCAGAACCTGCTGGCCAACCAGTCGGACATGATGGCGGCGGCCAGCGCGGCTGGCGAAGCGGTATCGCGCCGAATCGGGGACTACGCGGACAAGATGATGAAAGATGCTGCAGCCAATGGCGACCAGGCCGGTGTGGACGCATGGAAGGAAGGCGGAGCGAACCGTGCGCTGATGCAAGGTGCGGGTGCGGCGCTGGTAACGGGGTTGGCGGGCGGCAACGCGGTCGGTGGCGCAGCTGGCGCGGCGATTGCATCGATCGCGTCGGGCAAGCTGAACGAACTGAGCAGCGCGATCGCAGGCAGCGATCCGACCGGCAACGCCAACATAAATCAGGCGCTGGGCAACATTGTGGCGAACGCGCTTGCGACGGGGGCCGGCGGCGTCGTGGGTGGTGAATCGGGGGCGTTCTCGGGATATAACGTTGATCGGTTCAATCGACAGTTGCACGACAATGAAAAGAAAGCAATTGCCGAGAAGGCCGGGAAGGACAAGGCGGAGCAAGAGAAGCTGACGCGCGCAGCGTGCTATGCGGTGAAGTGTTGGGCAGAATACCCGGAAGGGAGCGCGGAGCGGAACAAGAACTTCGTGAGTGAAGTTGAGGTGGCTTCGCTGGGTCCGGAGCTGGATTGGGTAAATCGGCAAAAGGAAGCGGGTTTGTTCGATTACACACCGATGCAGAAGGTTGGCGATGCGTTGAGGAACGATCCGGTTGGAGTCGCGAAGGATACCGCTAAGGTCGTTGTTGGTGGTCTGACGGTAAAGACGGGCGCGGGACTTTGTGCAAGCGGTCTCGGTTGTACTCTCGGCGGTGGAGGAATAATCGTTTTTGGATTGGGTGATATGGCAGAAGGTGCGGATGGTCTTTACAACCGTTACAACGGAACTAGTTCACCTGGTGTGAATCCTGCGCGGTATGGGTTTAATGAGGCATTGCCCGCTGGTTGGGGGAATGTTGTATATGACGGGTTGAATTTGGTAGCTGCGATTGCGGCGCTGAAAGCGCCAGTCCCGCTCAAGATGGGTAATGCTGATGGTCTGAATCGTCCGGGATCCATGTTTGATGTGACCGTACCGCGTATCAATAACAATACCTTGATTCCATTCATTAACCAAGCGGCACCATACGGCACGACGCAGGGCATTTTGCTGTTTGGTGTTGGTTCGAAGGGAGCAACGGTCATCAATGATGTTCACCGCGCAGGAGAGCAGAAATGA